CTTCCGTCCTCTTTTTGGCATGGGACAGTTCTTCCTTCAGCATTTCCCGCATCTCTGCATCAGATTCTTCCTCTAACATGGAAAGACTGTCCTCTATCGTCTGCTTGCAGTTCTTATATTCTTTATATGCATCCACGATCGGCTGCAGGTCACTTTGTTCTTTCATCAGCTTCTGGAATCTGGTCTGATCGTTAGCCACCGTCGGCTCATTTAACTCGCTTAAAATTTCCTCAAAACGAATCAGAAGATCTTCCAATTTATCAAACATGATGCTCTCCTCCTGTTATTCTCTTCTTTTGCTGCACTTTTTCCCAAGTGCCACACGGTTCCGTCCGCCAAGATCCCGGATGATCTGTACATCCCGGTATCCCGCATCGCAAAGCAGCTCTGTCAGCGCTTCCCCCTGGTCAAACCCGATCTCAAACGCCAGCATCCCATTTTCCTCCAGATACTGTCCCGCCTTCCGGATGATCTGTCTGTAGAAATACAGACCGTCATCTTTTCCGTCCAGAGCAAGCAGCGGTTCATGAAGGCGTACTTCATCCATCAATGTCGGTATGACATCCGTGCGTATATACGGCGGATTGGATACAATCACATCATAACAGCCTTCTATGTTCTCAAACAGGTCACTCTTTATAAATCTGGGATTCACGCCATTCTGGGCTGCATTTTTCCCAGCCGTTTCCAGCGCTTTCCCTGAAATATCCGACCCCGTCCCCTGAAGGCCACGGCCGTATTTTAACAGACTGATCACAATACAGCCGGACCCCGTACAGAGATCCAGGACCCGCGCACCTTCCGGAATCCTCTCAAGTATGGTCTCAACCAGGATTTCCGTATCCTGTCTCGGTATCAGCACGTGTTCATTTACACAAAAAGACAGACCCATAAAATAAGCCGTATAGGTCAGGTACTGAAGCGGGACATGCCGGCTTCTCTGCCCGACCAGCAGTCTGTACTGCTCTTCTTTTGCTTCCTCTATTATATCATCCGTATGCATAAAATAATAGTTCTTATCGATACCGCATACGTACTCCAGCAAATACCATGCATCTGCTTCTCCATTTTCTATCCTGCACTGCGCCAGTTCCTGTCTTCCTTCCCTGAGAAGCTCGCCAAGGGTCCTCATTCGGGCTGTCCTTCCCGGCAGACTTCCTCTGAATAATTCTCATTCAGGTATGTCTTCCAGTCAAACACCGCTTCTACAGCGGCGATCGCAACTTCAACCATATCCGCTTCCGGCTCTCTGGTTGTCAGTCTCTGCAGTGCCATTCCCGGTTTGCTGAGCAGATTTACCAGCTTATTGTCACTGCGGCCTGCAAGACGGATAATCTCATAGGAAACACCCGCGATGACAGGAACCAGTAGCAGACGCACCACCACGCGGAGCCACGGCGAGGAAACTCTGATGAACAGGAAGAAGATAATACTGACTATCATGACAAACAGCAGGAAACTGGTCCCGCAGCGCTTATGTTCCCTGGAGCTGTTCATGACATTTTCTACTGTCAGATCCATTCCGTGTTCCACACAGTTTATGCACTTATGTTCTGCACCGTGATACATAAATACCCTCTGAATATCCTTCATCCTGGAAATCAGCAGGATATATCCAAGAAAAATGCCGATCCGAACGACTGCCTCAGCGATCGCGATGACAGGTTCTGATGATGTGATATTCCTCAAAAATCCCGCAATAAAATAAGGAAGCATGATAAAAATAGCCACCGACAGCACGATGGAAAATGCAACCGTCCCATACATCAGCAATTTGTCCTGCTTCTCTCTTTTCAAATCCGCTTTTTGCTGTTCTTCTTCTGTAAGCGTCACTGTTTCCTCTTCTTCGTCTTCAAAAAAGCTCGCAGAATAGGTCAGACATTTCATTCCCACCACCAGTGACTCTATAAAGTTAAACACTCCGCGGACAATCGGCGTCTTTTTCAGCAGCGGGCTCTTTATGATACTTTTATACGGTTCCGTCTTTACTTCGATCTCACCGTCCGGTTTACGTACCGCCACCGAATACACATCCTCATGGCGCATCATGATTCCTTCCAGTACTGCCTGTCCGCCAATATTTGATGATTTCATATTAATATTGTCCCCTTAAATCTATTCACATGATGTTGGGGTCAAAAGACCTTTTGACCCTGGCATCATTCACATTAGAAAAATAGGTTGAGATTGTGACAATCTCAACCCGTTTTTACGTCTCTTATTTATTATCGCCCATTCCGTATTTCTTATTAAACTTATCAATACGTCCGCGTGCTGCCGCCGCCTTCTGCTGTCCCGTGTAGAACGGATGGCATTTTGAGCAGATTTCTACGTGGATATCCTTTTTTGTAGACCCCGTTGTAAATGTATTCCCGCAGTTGCAGGTCACTGTTGCCTGATGGTACTCTGGATGGATTCCTTCTCTCATTTTTTTCACCTCTTCTATCTGTTATTCTTCATTATTTAAATCATGTCACGATTTTCTCAATTTAAACAGCTTTTGAATTATATCATGTCCTTATTACAAATGCAAGTTTCTTTAAAGAAATTTTTGTTTTTTCACCATTTGTACGAATTCCTGATTTGTCTTTGTCCTCGAGAACATATTCAGGATATTTTCCACCGCATCCTCTGATTTCATACCATTCAGCGCTTTCCGCATAATATACGTCGCCTCCTGCTCTTCCTGGGTCAGAAGAAGGTCATCGCGGCGTGTCCCGGATTTCCCGATATCAATCGCGGGGAACACTCGTTTCTCCTGTAATTTCCGGTCAAGAACAAGTTCCATGTTACCCGTACCTTTAAACTCTTCGTAGACGACATCATCCATCTTGCTGCCGGTATCCACCAGAGCAGTCGCCAGTATGGTCAGACTTCCGCCCTCCCTCATATTTCTTGCTGCACCGAAGAAACGCTTCGGCATATGAAGCGCTGCGGGATCCAGGCCGCCGGAAAGCGTCCTTCCGCTCGGCGGTACGGTAAGATTATACGCTCTTGCTAGCCGTGTGATGCTGTCAATAAAGATCGTCACGTCTTTTTTATGTTCGACCAGACGCTTCGCCCTTTCAATAACCATCTCCGAAACGCGTTTATGATGTTCCGGAAGTTCATCAAATGTCGAATAGATTACTTCTACATTCGGCCCTTTGATTGCCTCTTTGATATCCGTCACTTCTTCCGGCCGTTCATCAATCAGAAGAATAATCAGATGCATGTCCGGACTGTTATTGAGAATCGACTTGGCAGCATCTTTGAGAAGCGTTGTTTTCCCCGCCTTCGGCGGTGAAACGATCATACCTCGCTGTCCTTTTCCAATGGGGCTTACCAGATCTACGATCCTCATCGCCAGACTTCCGCCCTGGCGTTCCAGCCGCAGGCGTTCATTCGGGAAAACGGGCGTCATATCCTCAAAGTTACAGCGTTTCACACTATCATTCGGTGACAGGCCGTTTATCCTGGTCACATACAGCAGTGCGCTGAATTTTTCATTCTGGGATTTTACCCGGGTATTACCCTGCAGGATATCACCGGTTTTGAGATTAAAACGGCGTATTTGAGACGGAGAGACATAAACATCATGTTCGCCCGGGAGATAGTTTTCACATCGGATGAACCCATATCCATCGCTCATCACTTCCAGGATACCGTTCGCTGATTCACCGCTGTCAAGCTGATTGTAATCTACCCTGCCCTTTTCTTCTGTCTCTTTCTCAATCCGTTTTTCTGAATCACTCTCCGGTGCAGCTTCGAGTTTCTCTTTTTCGTCTTCCTGCACCATAAGCTCAATCAGCTCGCTCTTTTTCATCGTGGATATTCCCTTTAAACCACGTCTTTTAGCAGCATCACGCAATACTCCTACCTGTAATGTTTCATATTTTTCTCTCATCAAATCCATTTACCTCGTATTCCAAAATCAGGTTCCAGTTACTTCCAGTATACCAAATCATAACCTTTCATACAACACCGAAAAATTTTCCTTTTCTGAAACCCGAATAAAAGGTGCATCTGCGAACTGTTATTTCATTCGCAGATGCACCTTTCTCATTCAATACTATGCTGCCAGGGTCAAAAGACCTTTTGACCCCAACATCATACTATTATTTTTTATAGAATTCAGGCATCCCGCCGGTAATGACTTTTTCTGTTTTTCCAGTTTTCTGAGAGGCGACAAGCGCATCCGCTGTAATCGCAGCCGTGTAGCCGTCCCATGCAGAGGAACCGCCTGTTGTCCCCGCCTTTACGTTGTCAACCCAATCCTGCAGTTCCACATCATAAGAGTCAATAAAGCGGAGAATCCAGTTCTTTTCAATGGCTGTAGCCACTTCGAAATTCCTGCGTGTGGTCGGGAAGGACGGGCACGGCAGATTGATGACACCGTCTTCGCAGACAACTTCGCAGTTGATATCATATCCGAACCCACAGTTTACATTGACTTCCAGCATACAGACAACACCGCCTTTTGTTTTCATGATCATAACCTGTGGATCTTTCAGTCCTTCATGAGCATTTTTTGTTATTTTCGGCATAATGCACTGAACTTCATCCCACTCATCGCCGCCGATCAGCCAGGGCAGCACATCAATCTCATGGATTGCCGTGTCTGTAACCGCCATCTCCGTCGTATAGTCATCCGCAACAGACTCCGCACGGTGCGTACACTTCAAAACCAGCGGTGCACCAAACTCGCCGGTCTCAATCAGTTCTTTCACCTGATTATATCCGCGGTCGTAGCGGCGCATAAAACCAACCTGAACCAGATGTTTTCCGGAGGCAATTTCCGCATCTACGATCTCTTTGCATTCCGCGGCAGTCGTAGTCAGAGGCTTCTCGGTGAACACGGGTTTTCCCGCAGTGATAGCCTTGAGAATAGAATCTTTGTGATAATTTCCAGGAGTTGTTACTACAACCGCATCAACTTCCGGATCATTAATCAGTTCGGCAGCATCCGTATATACTCTGACTCCTCCGACCAGCTCTGATGCTGCTTTTGCACCTTCTTCAAAAACATCGCACACCGCAGTAACTGTGACTCCCTGAATCTTGTACTGCAGACGTTTTGCATGTTCCTTACCAATCATTCCGCACCCGATAATACCCACTCTCAAATCCATTCTCAAATCCTCCATCGCTTCTTTACTCTGCACTCATACATCCCGTATTCGTGTCCATCCATTTGTTAGGTATATTATATTCCGGTGTGCACGAGAACGCAAGCGTTTTTACCAAAATTTCCTGTTTTTGTATGATATTACAATAATCGCCCATGATTTTTATGATATATTGCCAATAACTATGATTTCTCACATTTTTTGCACGCATTTCTAAAAAAATACCGTATCAGCACTGATACGGTTGCATTTAATTGCGTTCACTATGCACGCTTTTATAAACGGGTATGTGTCTTACAGGTCCGCCACGATTCCGCCTGTTGTTTTACCTCATAATAACAGGCGCCCGTCCCGCTTCCCTTAAATTGTATTTCGTCACAACACTTGGCTCGATGTACTCACTTGACTCAGTTGGGCTTAATCCTTTCGCCACATAATCATAGAGAATATACAGAGGACGATACCCCTGATATTCCGCTCCCTGACCAAAAAGCAGACTGATCCTCCCCGCTTTCAGATCTTCAACATTCTTCGGATTGTCATCAAACGTAAACACACGGATCTGTCCCGTCCGTCCCGCCTCTTCAATCGCCCTGCACACACCCTGGGTCCCGTTTGATGCCGAAAACACTCCGGCGATATCCGGATGTTCGCTGAGCGCCGTCTTCGTGATTTCATACGCAAAGGTATCATTGTCAAAGCATGCCTGCAGCGGAAGCAGCTCAACCTTCGGAAAATCCCCCTGCAGAACTTCCATAAAACCTTTTGCGCGGATATAATGCGCATAATTGGTTAAGTGTGCCGTAATGGGCAGCACCTTACCCCCATCCGAAAACATATATCCCATCATAACGCCTGCGATCTGACCGCCGACATAGTTATCCATCCCAACATAGCAAAGCCTTCTGCTGTCGGGAAGGTCTCCATTGAAAACCACCACGGGTATTCCGGATTCCGACAGCCCGTTAATCCGATCCACCACATCCGGTTCAGTAACCGGTGTGAGTGCTATCGCCTGGCATCCAGCCTCCAGAAACTCATCGACTGCCAACATCTCCGCCGCTTTGTCAATCGTCGGATAAGTTTTGATCAGGGTTGTCACGCCAAATGCTTTTAATTCAGCTGCTGCTTTTTCTGCCCCCGCAAGCACCATCTGCATCGTAGGAGTCGCAACCGACTGCACATAGACACCGAACTTAAACTCTCTGCGCGCAAGTACAAGAGCCTGCCCTGCAGGATGAGGCTGGTATCCCAGCTCATCTGCAATTCTTCTGATGCGTTCCGCAACCTCCGGTTTTACACGCCCCCGGTTATGCAGGGCGCGGTCAACAGTGCCCCGCGAGACCCCGGCAAGCTCTGCAATCTGTTTTGATGTAACCGCCATTTCTACCTCCCATGCCGCACCTGCCGCGGCTCAATTCAGGGATGGGTGAATTTTTATTTCACTCTCAACCTTACTTTTCAAGTTTTGCTTCAGCCACTCGTTAAGTCTTTATTACGGCTTATTCTACATGATTCTAAATTCTCTGTCAAACAACGTTAACCTCCATTTTCTATCATGAGTGCATTTCGGCAAAACATTTTTTTCGTCTACTATTGTCTATTCTTATCCTTTTTTAGTCTAGTCAGTGTAAAATTATTCTTAAGATACATTTATAAGGAGGATATATCATGACTTTAAAAGATGTCATCACACTGATTCAGTCCATATCCGGACATCCATGCCATAAAAGCTATTATAACCTGGCCTTAGCTGTATACTATAGTTGTCAGCTTCCTTTTCATACAGGACTTAATCTGGAACGGCAGGTATATCCGCTGATCTCGCAAGAGATTGGTCTTTCAATAAAATCCATAGCACGGAGCATCTCGAGAGCAACTATTGATTGTTGGGAGTATGGAGATCATAAGAGATTAGAACAGATTATAAAACGAAAATTGATTGAACCGCCGTCGCCCAAAGAACTGATCCTTTATCTCTGTACATATCTTACCGATTTTCCGGCATATTAACTGCTGGTTAATTTTTTTCTTCCGTTTGTCGAATCTTGTCGAATGCTAAACTGTCCGTAATCCGCGGACAGTTTTTGATTGCCGAAAACACTCCCTTATTTCCTGTTGACAAAATACATTGTACGTCCTATAATTTATTTATTCGAACGTATGTTTGTTTTTTCAGGAAATGTAAGAATAAGACTGATATTCAAATTATAGTATTAAGAGCAGATCACTCATGTCTGAAGATTTGATCAGGCTCCCATAAGGAGAGATTTTGTTTGACACACGAGGAAATTGAATGGAAAATTTTAGAGGTCTTTCAGAAGTGTAACGTCAGATCCTTCCCGATTAACCTGTTCGACATAATCGAACAACACGGTTACGAATGCATCGAATATACGGAACAGTCAGAAGTAAAACAGGAGGCATGCCAGCAGATCAGCGATGATGCATTCCGGCTGAATAACAAGGTTTATTATAATGACCAGGCTATGTTTTGCCGGCGTCGCTTCTCTCTCGCCCACGAGATCGGACATATCGTACTGGGGCATCGGACGCCTTATACAAATGTAAAGGAACGGGAAGCCAATTACTTTGCAAGCCGGTTACTCGCACCGCGCATAGCCATATACTATGCAGAATGCAAAAATGCAAACGACGTGTCCAAAATATTCCAAATGACTTATGAGGCATCCAGTTATGCTTTTGACGACTATCGGCGTTGGCGCCGTTACGCAATCTACCATAAAAAGCATTCGCTTGATAAGCTGATGTATAAACAATTTTACAATGACACTCAGAAATGTTTTGTGTGGAGTATTCGGAAATGCCTCGGTTGTAAAACGGAGCTCTTCAACCAGCTGGAAGACAAATGTGATTACTGCAAGATGTATACACACAGGCCCGATTACCTGTACGAAGAAAATAAGCGATTGGTTACGAACGCCCGCGATCGGATCAGTCAGGCAGCAGAATACATACCAGGTTTCAACGATGCCGCAGACTTACGGGAAAGAAATGAATCCCGCGAATGAACAAATCGCCAGAACTCTGATAACATCAGCAGACAGGGAATTATAAGGGGAGGGAAGCCGTTTTAGGGCTTTCCCGCCTTGACTGACTCCTTCACAAATTCCGCTTTCGACTCCATTCAACTTCCGCCAAACCAGAAGCCAGAGATGACTACATTCCAACTATCTTTCTGATTGTATTTGCAGTTCGTATTGTTAATTTACTGCCGATATTTGCACTCGCTGTTTTTGACCACCAATTTGTTTTCTGATAATCCTGTCTGCTGAATGACCAGAATATCGCTTCTTTGTAATCCTGTATCCTCTCTAATCCTTTTTTAGGTTCTCCGATTTCATGAAACACGTCAGCAAATGTAGCTGGCGGCATGATAAAAATTAGATTATCATAGATTTTCTTATCCTCATTTCCCCACCAATCAGGAGCATTGCATAAGATGTCCTCAAGTTCTTCTTGGGCTATGACAAAAACAGGAATATCTAAACCGAACTGATTTTTTAACATCTTTAGAATCTGTTTTGTGACACTTTCCATATCATTTTCATCACTTAAAAAAATCACATTGCCACTGTTGAGATATGTCCTGACTTCTTTATACCCCAATCTTTCAAACTCTTCTTTCAGTTCAGCCATTGGAACCTTGTTTTTGCCGCTTATGTTGACGCCTCGCAAAAAGGCAATATATCTCTGCATATCTGCTGACACTTACATTCACCTCTCAATTTATCTTATCCAATTCTTTATCAGTTTACATGGATACTCAGAACATTTAAGCCATAAATACGCAGCTCTTCCGCATGTTTTCATTATACAGCAATTTCATTGTATTACGGATTTTGATAATGGTTCCATTAAAATAGTATACTGGCGGGATTACGATTCACGACCGAAATCAGCAGAACGATTTGTTATATAGAAGCAGCGTACAACAATAATGGAGTCTGATTTAGACTCCCAATGCGTGTCAGTGCAATGAATTATGTTTAAGTAAGGATAATTAGGTATTAATTTAATGCGGGCAACAGGACTTGAACCTGCACGGTCTCCCACCAGAACCTAAATCTGGCGCGTCTGCCAATTCCGCCATGCCCGCGAAACTATTCATGATTATATACCATGAAGCCAATTATTGTCAATGTTTGGTCTTGACTTTTCTATTTTCACATAGTATATTTAACACATATTAAACATGTAATATTATATAATAAACCTATGAGCAAGGGTAGTAATCATGGCAGAAGCTTTTCCAGAGAGCTGCATACGGTGGGATTGCAGTAAAGTGTGCGTGACGAATGGGCTTGCGAGGGCAAACTGAAAGGAATAATCCGAGTAGGCGAGACGAAGACCGATCGTTATCACGGGACGTGTATGTATGTACATGTATGAGCGCACCCCAAACAGCAGGGTGAAGTTAGGTGGCACCGCAGGTTATAATACTCCTGTCCTATCAATTCGATAGGGCAGGTTTTTTATTTTATCCAATTACCCAAAAGAAAGGATGAACAACAATGAGCACAGAAAAGAATATTCCGTACAAAATTTATCTGGAAGAAAACGAGATGCCAACGCAATGGTACAACGTCCGGGCAGATATGAAAAACAAACCAGCCCCTCTGTTGAACCCAGGAACCCTAAAACCAATGACATTCGAGGAACTTCGGCCGGTTTTCTGCGACGAACTGGTCAGACAGGAACTCGACAACGATACCGCATACTTTGACATTCCCCAGGAAATTCAGGATTTTTATAAAATGTACCGTCCATCACCTCTGGTGCGCGCATATTTTCTCGAAAAAGCCCTGGATACTCCTGCAAAAATCTATTACAAGTTCGAGGGCAACAACACTTCCGGAAGTCACAAATTGAACTCCGCCATCGCTCAGGCGTATTACGCCAAAAAACAGGGGCTGACCGGCGTCACAACGGAAACAGGGGCCGGACAGTGGGGAACAGCACTTTCCATGGCATGTTCTTATTTCGACCTTGACTGTAAAGTATATATGGTAAAAGTCTCCTATGAACAGAAACCTTTCCGCCGCGAAGTTATGAGAACATACGGTGCGTCCGTTACCCCGTCCCCATCCGAAACCACAGAAGTGGGACGCAGAATCCTCGCAGAACACCCCGGAACGTCGGGAAGCCTCGGCTGTGCCATATCAGAGGCTGTCGAAGCGGCAACGTCACTCGATGGCTACCGTTATGTACTGGGGTCCGTCCTCAGCCAGGTACTGCTGCACCAGTCTATCATCGGCCTGGAAACCAAAGCCGCTCTGGATAAATATGATATCAAAGCCGACATTGTGATCGGATGCGCAGGCGGAGGCTCCAACCTCGGAGGTCTGATCTCTCCTTTCGTCGGACAAAAAATCAAAGGCGAAGCAGATTACCGCATCATTGCTGTCGAACCGGCTTCCTGTCCGAGCCTGACACGCGGCCGTTACGCCTATGATTTCTGTGATACCGGCATGATCTGCCCACTGGCTAAAATGTATACCCTGGGAAGCGGTTTTATTCCATCTGCAAACCACGCAGGCGGTCTCCGCTACCACGGCATGAGTTCCGTCGTTTCACAGCTTTACGATGACAAACTGATCGAGGCAGTTTCCGTCGAGCAGACAGAAGTATTCGCAGCAGCGGAACAGTTTGCACGCGTTGAGGGAATCCTTCCGGCTCCGGAAAGCAGTCATGCGATCCGTGTGGCCATCGACGAGGCGCTTAAATGCAAGGAGACAGGGGAAGAAAAAACTATCGTCTTCGGATTGACAGGAACAGGCTATTTCGATATGGTGGCATATGGAAAATACAACGACGGCGAAATGACGGATTACATCCCAACCGACGCCGATCTGGAGCCTGGATTTGCAGGGCTCCCAAACGTCGACTGATTCAAAAAACAGATCTGCCAAAAACGGGGCAATCGGGAAATAGATAGTTCCGGAAACAGGGGCACATAACTCATGCGAGTTATGTGCCCCTGTAAATTTTAAAAAGAGAAAAGAGACGGCTAACGATAACCATCTCCCCTCCGTTACATGTTATAATGTAACTACCATGAGATTATATTATAACGAATTTTTCGACTTAGGGCAACAGAAAATTCAGTTCAGCCTGTATCAGTTAGGTTTACCGTCGGGCGATCCCGTCCATACCCTAAAAAAAGTCCTGGAGGAATTAAATTACGAGAGCCTGCTGGCTCAGTATTCGACAAAAGGGAGAAGAGGCTATAATCCTATCATGATATTTGCCGTACTTATCTATGCCAACATGCGCGGTGTGCGGGCAGTTGACCGGATTGTTGAGTTATGCCAGAGAGATCTGGCTTTCATCTGGCTGACAAAGGGAGGGAAACCCGGGCGTGATGTTTTTTATGACTTCATCAAGGACAGGCTGACCGGACAGGTCCTGGAGGATCTGCACTATCAGTTTATCCGCCGCTTACAGAAGGAAGACCTGATCACACTCGAAGCACTGTTCATCGACGGCACGAAGATCGAAGCGAATGCAAACCGCTATACATTTGTCTGGCGCGGAAGCATCAACTACCATCTGGCCAGGCTTCTGGATACCATCGATGCGCTTTATAATCGGTTCAACCGCTTTCTTTCAGACAGCGGTTACGGGAAGAAGTATAAGATACCAGAAGCCCATATGTTTGTGGTCGAAGGAATGGAGCGGGTCAGAAAAGTAATAGAAGAGAACCGGAAGCGGAAGCTGACAAAACACAGCAAACTGCCAAACAACACAGTGATTGAAATTGACCGGTGTTCGCCGCTGGAGCTGCTGCAGATGCAGACAGCCCTGACGGAGGCTGCCCGGGCAGAAGGAATTACCTTCCAGAGCGGGAAAGGAAAGCATAAATCCGAAATCCAACAGCTGCATGAGGAATTGGAAGCCTGCGGGGAACGGCTCCTAACATATAAAAACAACTACGAGACCATGGGCAGTGACCGGAACAGCTATTCAAAGACGGATGTGGAAGCCACCTTCATGCGCATGAAGGATGACCACATGATGAACGGACAGCTCAAGCCAGCATATAACGTACAGATCGCAGTGGAGAATTATTTCATCATACACACTTACATAAGCAGTGACCGGACCGATTACAATACCTTGGTACCGGTACTGGAAAAACATAAGGCGGCCTTTTGTAAATACCCGGAGGAAGCCACGGCAGACAGTGGCTACTGCAGTGAAAGGAACCTGCTGTATCTCCGGAGGCATGGGATCAGGAGCTATATAAAACTGCAGACACATGAAAAAAGGAAGACGCGTGCCTACAAAGAGGATATCGGGAAGTATTACAACATGATGTATATGGTGGAGGACGACACGCATTACTACCGGTGCCACGACGGAAGACGTCTGGACCATATCCGGACAGAGCAGAGCCGGCAGGAAGGTTATATACGGCAGACGGAAGTCTATGGATGTGAGGACTGCGGAGGCTGTGAACACAAAGCCCGGTGCCTGTACAGATATGATGGAAAACGGGATAAAGACAAAAACAAGGTCATGAAGATAAATGAAACGTGGGTGGAGCTGCAGGCAGATTCACACGCGAACATACAGAGTGAAAAGGGAATCCTGAACCGACAGATCCGTTCGATACAGACAGAAGGACATTTCGGAGACCTCAAGGAGAACGACGGGTTCCGGAGGTTCAATTACCGCACGGAAGAAAAGGTCTGCAGGGAGTTCATGCTGTATGCATTCGGCCGGAACATAAATAAATATCACCGGTTCCTTGAGGG
The Ruminococcus gauvreauii genome window above contains:
- a CDS encoding sporulation initiation factor Spo0A C-terminal domain-containing protein; translation: MTLKDVITLIQSISGHPCHKSYYNLALAVYYSCQLPFHTGLNLERQVYPLISQEIGLSIKSIARSISRATIDCWEYGDHKRLEQIIKRKLIEPPSPKELILYLCTYLTDFPAY
- a CDS encoding DUF1697 domain-containing protein, which codes for MSADMQRYIAFLRGVNISGKNKVPMAELKEEFERLGYKEVRTYLNSGNVIFLSDENDMESVTKQILKMLKNQFGLDIPVFVIAQEELEDILCNAPDWWGNEDKKIYDNLIFIMPPATFADVFHEIGEPKKGLERIQDYKEAIFWSFSRQDYQKTNWWSKTASANIGSKLTIRTANTIRKIVGM
- the rpmE gene encoding 50S ribosomal protein L31 translates to MREGIHPEYHQATVTCNCGNTFTTGSTKKDIHVEICSKCHPFYTGQQKAAAARGRIDKFNKKYGMGDNK
- a CDS encoding Gfo/Idh/MocA family protein, whose translation is MDLRVGIIGCGMIGKEHAKRLQYKIQGVTVTAVCDVFEEGAKAASELVGGVRVYTDAAELINDPEVDAVVVTTPGNYHKDSILKAITAGKPVFTEKPLTTTAAECKEIVDAEIASGKHLVQVGFMRRYDRGYNQVKELIETGEFGAPLVLKCTHRAESVADDYTTEMAVTDTAIHEIDVLPWLIGGDEWDEVQCIMPKITKNAHEGLKDPQVMIMKTKGGVVCMLEVNVNCGFGYDINCEVVCEDGVINLPCPSFPTTRRNFEVATAIEKNWILRFIDSYDVELQDWVDNVKAGTTGGSSAWDGYTAAITADALVASQKTGKTEKVITGGMPEFYKK
- a CDS encoding DUF1385 domain-containing protein, with the protein product MKSSNIGGQAVLEGIMMRHEDVYSVAVRKPDGEIEVKTEPYKSIIKSPLLKKTPIVRGVFNFIESLVVGMKCLTYSASFFEDEEEETVTLTEEEQQKADLKREKQDKLLMYGTVAFSIVLSVAIFIMLPYFIAGFLRNITSSEPVIAIAEAVVRIGIFLGYILLISRMKDIQRVFMYHGAEHKCINCVEHGMDLTVENVMNSSREHKRCGTSFLLFVMIVSIIFFLFIRVSSPWLRVVVRLLLVPVIAGVSYEIIRLAGRSDNKLVNLLSKPGMALQRLTTREPEADMVEVAIAAVEAVFDWKTYLNENYSEEVCREGQPE
- the rho gene encoding transcription termination factor Rho, giving the protein MREKYETLQVGVLRDAAKRRGLKGISTMKKSELIELMVQEDEKEKLEAAPESDSEKRIEKETEEKGRVDYNQLDSGESANGILEVMSDGYGFIRCENYLPGEHDVYVSPSQIRRFNLKTGDILQGNTRVKSQNEKFSALLYVTRINGLSPNDSVKRCNFEDMTPVFPNERLRLERQGGSLAMRIVDLVSPIGKGQRGMIVSPPKAGKTTLLKDAAKSILNNSPDMHLIILLIDERPEEVTDIKEAIKGPNVEVIYSTFDELPEHHKRVSEMVIERAKRLVEHKKDVTIFIDSITRLARAYNLTVPPSGRTLSGGLDPAALHMPKRFFGAARNMREGGSLTILATALVDTGSKMDDVVYEEFKGTGNMELVLDRKLQEKRVFPAIDIGKSGTRRDDLLLTQEEQEATYIMRKALNGMKSEDAVENILNMFSRTKTNQEFVQMVKKQKFL
- a CDS encoding LacI family DNA-binding transcriptional regulator, with the translated sequence MAVTSKQIAELAGVSRGTVDRALHNRGRVKPEVAERIRRIADELGYQPHPAGQALVLARREFKFGVYVQSVATPTMQMVLAGAEKAAAELKAFGVTTLIKTYPTIDKAAEMLAVDEFLEAGCQAIALTPVTEPDVVDRINGLSESGIPVVVFNGDLPDSRRLCYVGMDNYVGGQIAGVMMGYMFSDGGKVLPITAHLTNYAHYIRAKGFMEVLQGDFPKVELLPLQACFDNDTFAYEITKTALSEHPDIAGVFSASNGTQGVCRAIEEAGRTGQIRVFTFDDNPKNVEDLKAGRISLLFGQGAEYQGYRPLYILYDYVAKGLSPTESSEYIEPSVVTKYNLREAGRAPVIMR
- the prmC gene encoding peptide chain release factor N(5)-glutamine methyltransferase, whose product is MRTLGELLREGRQELAQCRIENGEADAWYLLEYVCGIDKNYYFMHTDDIIEEAKEEQYRLLVGQRSRHVPLQYLTYTAYFMGLSFCVNEHVLIPRQDTEILVETILERIPEGARVLDLCTGSGCIVISLLKYGRGLQGTGSDISGKALETAGKNAAQNGVNPRFIKSDLFENIEGCYDVIVSNPPYIRTDVIPTLMDEVRLHEPLLALDGKDDGLYFYRQIIRKAGQYLEENGMLAFEIGFDQGEALTELLCDAGYRDVQIIRDLGGRNRVALGKKCSKRRE
- a CDS encoding ImmA/IrrE family metallo-endopeptidase gives rise to the protein MTHEEIEWKILEVFQKCNVRSFPINLFDIIEQHGYECIEYTEQSEVKQEACQQISDDAFRLNNKVYYNDQAMFCRRRFSLAHEIGHIVLGHRTPYTNVKEREANYFASRLLAPRIAIYYAECKNANDVSKIFQMTYEASSYAFDDYRRWRRYAIYHKKHSLDKLMYKQFYNDTQKCFVWSIRKCLGCKTELFNQLEDKCDYCKMYTHRPDYLYEENKRLVTNARDRISQAAEYIPGFNDAADLRERNESRE